The following coding sequences are from one Epinephelus fuscoguttatus linkage group LG5, E.fuscoguttatus.final_Chr_v1 window:
- the clptm1 gene encoding cleft lip and palate transmembrane protein 1 homolog, translated as MATQESEATKATVSNGEVSSNGTAATTDGQAVQTAENAQDPQQQQQQQQQQAPNAWQVIKGVLFRIFIIWAISSWFRRGPSTPDPNTPAGAPRVPSRNLFPKDTLMDLYVYVSQEEVFSDFNNTEALFWFHRDLVYGDWTTGESGDGCYEHYKEMDIPEKVQHNGSLYMHVYFTKSGFHPDPKRKGQYRRLATVHSTRMLNKFKRRKFMKTKNLLTGETEADPEMIKRAESHGPVEIISHWHPNLTINMVDDHTAWVKGSVPPPLDQHVKFDAVSGDYYPIVYFNDYWNLQKDYYPINDTLKTLPLRLAYCPLSLWRWQLYAAQNARSPWNFLPEDTYEQSDEDQDSVKVALLETNPYLLGLTIVVSIVHSIFEFLAFKNDIQFWNSRQSLEGLSVRSIIFGVFQSLVVLLYILDNETNFVVQVSVFIGLLIDLWKITKVMDVRLDRENKIAGVLPRLVFKDKSTYVESSTKIYDDMAFKYLSWLLYPLFGCYAVYSLLYVEHKGWYSWVLSMLYGFLLTFGFITMTPQLFINYKMKSVAHLPWRMLTYKALNTFIDDLFAFVIKMPMMYRIGCLRDDVVFFIYLYQRWIYRVDPNRVNEFGTSGVDHIPNNTAAADAAPAAAAAITDKPQEEKKND; from the exons AATTTTCATTATCTGGGCGATCAGCAGCTGGTTCCGTCGAGGGCCGTCCACTCCAGACCCCAACACACCAGCAGGGGCACCCAGAGTACCTAGCAGGAACCTGTTCCCCAAGGACACCCTCATG GACCTGTACGTGTATGTGTCCCAGGAGGAGGTGTTCTCCGACTTCAACAATACAGAAGCCCTGTTCTGGTTCCACAGGGACCTGGTCTATGGAGACTGGACCACTGGGGAGAGTGGGGACGGCTGTTATGAGCACTATAAGGAGATGGACATCCCGGAG AAAGTGCAGCATAATGGTTCCCTTTACATGCACGTCTACTTCACTAAAAGTGGATTCCACCCAGACCCCAAACGCAAGGGGCAGTATCGCAGACTGGCCACAGTTCATTCAACACGAA TGCTGAATAAATTCAAGCGAAGAAAGTTTATGAAGACCAAGAATCTGCtaacaggagagacagaagcagaTCCTGAAATGATCAAG CGAGCAGAGAGCCACGGTCCAGTTGAGATTATCTCTCATTGGCACCCCAACCTCACCATCAACATGGTAGATGACCACACTGCCTGGGTCAAAGGCTCTGTTCCCCCCCCTCTCGATCAAC ATGTTAAGTTTGATGCAGTAAGTGGCGACTACTATCCCATTGTGTACTTCAATGACTACTGGAACCTTCAGAAGGACTACTATCCCATCAATGACACCCTGAAAACACTCCCACTGCGCCTCGCCTACTGCCCGCTATCCTTATGGCGTTGGCAGCTGTACGCTGCCCAAAATGCACGGTCACCGTGGAACTTCCTGCCTGAGGACACCTATGAGCAGTCTGATGAGGACCAAGACTCTGTTAAG GTGGCCCTTTTGGAAACCAACCCGTACTTGCTGGGACTCACCATTGTTGTCTCCATTGTGCACAGCATCTTTGAGTTTCTTGCCTTCAAGAATG ATATCCAGTTCTGGAACAGCAGACAGTCTCTGGAAGGCCTCTCTGTGCGCTCCATCATATTTGGAGTCTTTCAGTCTCTGGTGGTGCTGCTGTACATCCTGGACAATGAAACTAACTTTGTGGTGCAGGTTAGCGTGTTCATCGGCCTTCTTATTGATCTGTGGAAAATCACCAAGGTCATGGATGTCAGG TTGGACAGAGAGAACAAAATCGCAGGGGTGTTGCCAAGATTGGTATTCAAAGACAAGTCAACATATGTGGAGTCTTCAACCAAAATCTACGACGAT ATGGCTTTCAAGTACTTGTCGTGGCTGCTCTACCCTCTGTTTGGCTGCTATGCGGTCTACAGTTTATTGTATGTAGAGCACAAAGGCTGGTACTCATGGGTACTCAGCATGCTCTATGGCTTCTTGTTAACCTTTG GTTTCATTACAATGACGCCGCAGCTATTCATCAACTACAAAATGAAGTCTGTGGCCCACCTCCCATGGAGGATGCTCACCTACAAGGCTCTCAATACTTTTATTGATGACCTGTTTGCCTTTGTCATCAAGATGCCCATGATGTACAGGATAGGATGCCTCAGAGATG ACGTGGTGTTCTTCATCTATCTTTACCAGCGCTGGATCTATCGGGTGGATCCCAACAGGGTCAACGAGTTTGGCACCAGCGGAGTGGACCACATCCCGAACAACACGGCAGCGGCAGACGCTGCTCCTGCCGCAGCTGCCGCCATCACAGACAAACcacaggaggagaaaaagaacgATTAA